In the genome of Streptomyces collinus, one region contains:
- a CDS encoding ComF family protein, which produces MRRWWQDLTDLVLPGECGGCGVPRTVLCARCRAVLGGSAVRRVRPVPEPPGLPAVHAAARYADEVRATLLAHKERGALALAGPLGAALAEAVRAGVRDTRAPARAGGALPPGGRAPVLLVPVPSGRRAVRARGHDPARRIAFAAAGELRRRGLPARVAGVLRQRRAVADQSGLNSRQRLDNLAGALAVAPGGARLLSGGPVVLVDDVMTTGASLAEAARAVRAASGGRRAAFGMTGPIPNASCTSAVYAGETWESREEQNVGSRRERMGRRPARQVNAGADDVGGVVEVLCAAVVAATPDSFEINRN; this is translated from the coding sequence ATGCGGCGGTGGTGGCAGGACCTGACCGACCTGGTGCTGCCGGGTGAGTGCGGGGGTTGCGGGGTGCCTCGTACGGTGCTGTGCGCGCGGTGCCGTGCGGTGCTGGGCGGAAGTGCGGTGCGGCGGGTGCGGCCGGTGCCGGAGCCGCCCGGGCTTCCCGCGGTGCACGCGGCGGCCCGGTACGCGGACGAGGTCCGGGCGACGTTGCTGGCCCACAAGGAACGGGGCGCCCTGGCGCTCGCCGGACCGCTCGGAGCGGCGCTGGCGGAAGCCGTACGGGCGGGAGTGCGGGACACCCGGGCTCCGGCGCGGGCCGGAGGGGCCCTGCCCCCGGGCGGCAGGGCTCCTGTGCTCCTCGTGCCGGTGCCGTCCGGGCGGCGGGCCGTGCGGGCCCGGGGGCATGATCCGGCGCGGCGGATCGCGTTCGCGGCCGCGGGTGAGTTGCGGCGGAGGGGGCTTCCGGCCCGGGTGGCCGGCGTGCTGCGCCAGCGCCGGGCCGTGGCCGACCAATCGGGGCTCAACTCCCGGCAGCGGCTGGACAATCTCGCGGGCGCGCTGGCGGTGGCTCCCGGCGGCGCCCGGCTGCTTTCCGGGGGCCCGGTCGTCCTCGTCGACGACGTGATGACCACCGGGGCCTCCCTGGCGGAGGCCGCGCGTGCCGTGCGGGCGGCCTCGGGCGGGCGGCGGGCCGCTTTCGGGATGACGGGGCCGATTCCGAACGCCTCATGCACTTCGGCCGTGTATGCGGGAGAGACGTGGGAAAGCAGAGAGGAACAGAACGTCGGATCAAGGCGGGAGAGGATGGGCCGGCGGCCCGCCCGGCAGGTGAACGCGGGCGCGGACGACGTCGGCGGAGTCGTCGAGGTGCTGTGCGCGGCAGTGGTCGCGGCAACACCGGACTCTTTCGAAATAAACCGGAACTGA
- a CDS encoding LpqB family beta-propeller domain-containing protein: MGADREGRGRRRPARVMAYAAGGVLVLAGCASMPDSGDLRGVESTPRQETQVQVFAVPPGEDASPSEIVQGFLEALTSDDPHYKTARQYLTGDAAKTWRPEASATVLTDGPGAKPEPGGGGEDTGEISYMLTGTKVATVDSQQAYAPATGAYGRSVHLTQDDKRQWRIDALPQGVVIGESDFQRNYMSVSKYYFASNTDAAGSKSRPTAVADPVYVRRRVEPMTQMVSSLLSGPTRWLGPVVRSSFPTGTALAKDAGALTPDDRSKLTVPLNDKAEGIGTNRCEEMAAQMLFTLRNLSPAVEEVELRAGGAELCSLTQEGADSAASRSSARHPDYLYFVDGKHRLVRIAAGSSGNEPDPAPGALGEGDTALRSVAVSRDEHTAAGVSLDGRSLYVGSLVSGGSLGEPVLRSQGRSEKDRLTPPSWDADDGLWVADRDPDRPRLLLFEEGKGDPLEVRVPHLDGRVQSVRVAADGVRIALVVEKGGKKTLLVGLIERDEKPGEKPAVRVVELRSATPELEEVTTMSWAGDSRLVVVGREHGGVEQMRYVQVDGSTPDVPAPAALTGVKEVTAAEDDQLPLVAYSVDGIVRLPSGEQWQKVTEGTAPVYPG; the protein is encoded by the coding sequence GTGGGCGCTGACCGCGAGGGGCGCGGCCGGCGCAGGCCCGCGCGCGTGATGGCGTACGCCGCCGGTGGCGTTCTGGTGCTGGCGGGGTGTGCCTCGATGCCGGACAGCGGGGATCTGCGGGGCGTGGAGTCCACACCGCGCCAGGAGACCCAGGTGCAGGTGTTCGCCGTGCCGCCGGGGGAGGATGCGTCGCCCTCGGAGATCGTGCAGGGCTTCCTGGAGGCGCTCACCAGCGACGATCCGCACTACAAGACCGCGCGCCAGTACCTGACCGGCGACGCCGCGAAGACGTGGCGGCCCGAGGCGTCCGCCACGGTGCTGACGGACGGGCCGGGTGCCAAGCCCGAGCCCGGCGGCGGCGGGGAGGACACCGGCGAGATCTCGTACATGCTGACCGGCACCAAGGTCGCCACCGTCGACTCCCAGCAGGCGTACGCGCCCGCGACCGGGGCGTACGGCAGGAGCGTGCACCTGACGCAGGACGACAAGCGGCAGTGGCGGATCGACGCGCTGCCGCAGGGCGTCGTCATCGGCGAGTCGGACTTCCAGCGCAACTACATGTCGGTCAGCAAGTACTACTTCGCCTCGAACACCGACGCGGCCGGATCGAAGTCGCGGCCCACGGCGGTCGCCGACCCCGTCTACGTGCGCCGGCGCGTGGAGCCCATGACGCAGATGGTGAGTTCCCTGCTCAGCGGGCCCACGCGGTGGCTCGGACCCGTGGTCAGATCAAGCTTCCCCACCGGCACGGCGCTGGCGAAGGACGCCGGCGCGCTGACGCCGGACGACCGGAGCAAGCTGACGGTCCCGCTCAACGACAAGGCGGAGGGCATCGGCACCAACCGGTGCGAGGAGATGGCCGCCCAGATGCTCTTCACGCTGCGCAACCTCAGCCCCGCGGTGGAGGAGGTCGAGCTGCGGGCCGGAGGGGCGGAGCTGTGCTCGCTCACGCAGGAGGGGGCCGACTCGGCGGCCTCCCGCAGCTCGGCGCGGCACCCCGACTACCTGTACTTCGTCGACGGCAAGCACCGGCTCGTACGGATCGCCGCGGGCAGCAGCGGCAACGAGCCGGACCCGGCGCCGGGCGCCCTCGGCGAGGGTGACACGGCGCTGCGGTCGGTGGCGGTGTCGCGTGACGAGCACACCGCGGCCGGCGTCAGCCTCGACGGGCGGTCGCTGTACGTGGGCTCGCTCGTCTCGGGCGGTTCGCTGGGCGAGCCGGTGCTGCGCAGCCAGGGCCGGTCCGAGAAGGACCGGCTGACGCCCCCCAGCTGGGACGCGGACGACGGCCTGTGGGTGGCCGACCGCGACCCCGACCGTCCCCGGCTGCTCCTCTTCGAGGAGGGCAAGGGCGATCCGCTGGAGGTGCGTGTGCCGCACCTGGACGGACGGGTCCAGTCCGTGCGGGTCGCCGCCGACGGGGTGCGGATCGCGCTGGTGGTGGAGAAGGGCGGCAAGAAGACCCTGCTCGTCGGGTTGATCGAGCGGGACGAGAAGCCGGGTGAGAAGCCGGCCGTCAGGGTGGTGGAACTGCGCTCCGCGACGCCGGAGTTGGAGGAGGTCACCACCATGTCGTGGGCCGGTGACAGCCGGCTCGTGGTGGTCGGGCGCGAGCACGGGGGCGTCGAGCAGATGCGGTACGTCCAGGTCGACGGCTCCACCCCGGACGTGCCGGCGCCCGCGGCCCTGACCGGCGTCAAGGAGGTCACCGCCGCCGAGGACGACCAGCTGCCGCTGGTGGCGTACTCGGTGGACGGCATCGTCCGCCTGCCGTCGGGCGAGCAGTGGCAGAAGGTGACGGAGGGGACGGCGCCGGTCTATCCGGGGTGA
- the mtrB gene encoding MtrAB system histidine kinase MtrB, translated as MSGDSAASAPGRSGARPERPVGRKKPGSRWGRFLESGLLLQGGVQGSPVIRLFMRWVRRPLLPVMRLWRRNIQLKVVVTTLLMSLGVVLLLGFVVIGQVRNGLLDAKVKASQSQATGGFAVAKQRADEAASGTGDDGSTSVGRPAQNVTPWMSDLVSSLSSGGQGAFDVVTLPATDGEGAGGRGQRASGEVDWNRSVPADLRERIGHSTTAAQSYTRITYNNPTKDSQPGLVIGQQVDDPNGDPYQLYYLFPLTQEEKSLSLVKGTLATAGLFVVVLLGAIAWLVVRQVVTPVRMAAGIAERLSAGRLQERMKVTGEDDIARLGEAFNKMAQNLQLKISQLEDLSRMQRRFVSDVSHELRTPLTTVRMAADVIHEARVDFDPITARSAELLADQLDRFESLLADLLEISRFDAGAAALEAEPIDLRNVVRRVVSGAEPLAERKGTQIRILGDQQPVVAEADARRVERVLRNLVVNAVEHGEGRDVVVRLAAAGGAVAVAVRDYGVGLKPGEATRVFSRFWRADPARARTTGGTGLGLSIALEDARLHGGWLQAWGEPGGGSQFRLTLPRTADEPLRGSPIPLEPKDSRRNRGLDDAGLPCGGGDGEKRATVPAQPVSGPVSQGAKRDPIPPRSAPTADPTALPGNGSRVVPRPASSTRRQDEPAGAEQQAPGDGVGRPEGAGREGGADGGAGRDPVVNGPRDEDDHSAGTGSRATGPGDVDRQGEASRGR; from the coding sequence ATGTCCGGCGACAGTGCCGCTTCGGCGCCCGGCCGGTCCGGGGCCCGCCCGGAGCGGCCTGTCGGGCGGAAGAAGCCCGGCTCCCGCTGGGGACGGTTCCTGGAGAGCGGGCTGCTGCTCCAGGGCGGAGTCCAGGGCAGCCCGGTCATCCGCCTGTTCATGCGGTGGGTGCGCCGGCCCTTGCTGCCCGTCATGCGGCTGTGGCGGCGCAACATCCAGCTCAAGGTCGTCGTCACGACGCTGCTGATGTCGCTGGGCGTGGTGCTGCTGCTGGGCTTCGTCGTCATCGGGCAGGTGCGCAACGGCCTGCTGGACGCCAAGGTGAAGGCGTCCCAGAGCCAGGCCACCGGCGGGTTCGCGGTGGCCAAGCAGCGGGCCGACGAGGCGGCGAGCGGCACCGGCGACGACGGCAGCACGTCGGTCGGGCGTCCCGCGCAGAACGTCACCCCGTGGATGAGCGACCTCGTCTCCTCGCTGTCCAGCGGGGGCCAGGGCGCCTTCGACGTCGTGACGCTTCCGGCCACCGACGGGGAGGGGGCGGGCGGCCGCGGGCAGCGTGCCTCCGGCGAGGTGGACTGGAACAGGAGCGTGCCCGCTGACCTGCGTGAGCGGATCGGCCACAGTACGACGGCCGCGCAGAGCTACACCCGCATCACCTACAACAACCCGACCAAGGACTCCCAGCCGGGCCTGGTCATCGGCCAGCAGGTCGACGACCCCAACGGTGACCCGTACCAGCTGTACTACCTCTTCCCGCTCACCCAGGAGGAGAAGTCGCTGAGCCTGGTCAAGGGCACGCTGGCGACGGCCGGGCTGTTCGTCGTCGTGCTGCTGGGGGCCATCGCCTGGCTCGTCGTGCGGCAGGTCGTCACGCCGGTGCGGATGGCGGCGGGGATCGCCGAGCGGCTGTCGGCCGGGCGGCTCCAGGAGCGTATGAAGGTCACCGGCGAGGACGACATCGCGCGGCTCGGCGAGGCCTTCAACAAGATGGCGCAGAACCTCCAGCTGAAGATCAGCCAACTGGAGGACCTGTCGCGGATGCAGCGCCGGTTCGTGTCGGACGTGTCGCACGAGCTGCGGACGCCGCTGACGACCGTACGGATGGCCGCGGACGTCATCCACGAGGCGCGGGTGGACTTCGACCCGATCACCGCGCGGTCGGCGGAGCTGCTCGCGGACCAGCTGGACCGCTTTGAGTCGCTGCTCGCGGACCTGCTGGAGATCAGCCGGTTCGATGCGGGCGCCGCGGCGCTGGAGGCGGAGCCGATAGACCTCAGAAACGTCGTACGGCGGGTGGTCAGCGGGGCCGAGCCGCTCGCGGAGCGCAAGGGGACGCAGATCCGGATCCTGGGTGACCAGCAGCCCGTGGTCGCCGAGGCCGACGCCCGGCGCGTGGAGCGGGTGCTGCGCAACCTCGTGGTCAACGCCGTCGAGCACGGCGAGGGCAGGGACGTCGTCGTCAGGCTCGCCGCGGCCGGCGGTGCCGTCGCCGTGGCGGTGCGGGACTACGGCGTCGGGCTCAAGCCGGGCGAGGCGACCCGGGTGTTCAGCCGCTTCTGGCGGGCGGACCCGGCACGCGCGCGTACCACGGGCGGCACGGGCCTGGGGCTGTCCATCGCCCTGGAGGACGCGCGGCTGCACGGCGGCTGGCTGCAGGCGTGGGGCGAGCCGGGCGGCGGTTCGCAGTTCCGGCTGACGCTGCCCAGGACCGCCGACGAGCCGCTGCGGGGCTCCCCGATACCGCTGGAACCCAAGGACTCCCGGCGCAACCGCGGACTCGACGACGCCGGTCTGCCGTGCGGCGGCGGGGACGGCGAGAAGCGGGCGACCGTGCCGGCGCAGCCGGTGAGCGGGCCGGTGTCGCAGGGGGCGAAGCGGGACCCGATACCGCCGCGGAGCGCCCCTACGGCCGATCCGACGGCGCTGCCCGGCAATGGTTCACGTGTGGTGCCCAGGCCTGCCTCAAGCACGCGCCGGCAGGACGAACCGGCGGGAGCGGAGCAGCAGGCTCCCGGCGACGGCGTGGGTCGCCCGGAGGGGGCGGGGCGCGAGGGTGGTGCCGACGGCGGGGCCGGGCGGGATCCGGTCGTGAACGGGCCGCGGGACGAGGACGACCACTCTGCGGGAACGGGCAGCCGGGCGACCGGCCCCGGAGACGTGGACAGGCAAGGGGAGGCATCTCGTGGGCGCTGA
- the mtrA gene encoding two-component system response regulator MtrA has protein sequence MMSFMKGRVLVVDDDTALAEMLGIVLRGEGFEPSFVADGDKALAAFREAKPDLVLLDLMLPGRDGIEVCRLIRAESGVPIVMLTAKSDTVDVVVGLESGADDYIVKPFKPKELVARIRARLRRSEEPAPEQLAIGDLVIDVAGHSVKRDGQSIALTPLEFDLLVALARKPWQVFTREVLLEQVWGYRHAADTRLVNVHVQRLRSKVEKDPEKPEIVVTVRGVGYKAGPS, from the coding sequence ATGATGTCGTTTATGAAGGGACGAGTCCTTGTCGTCGACGACGACACCGCACTGGCCGAGATGCTCGGCATCGTGCTGCGTGGTGAGGGTTTCGAGCCGTCGTTCGTGGCCGACGGGGACAAGGCGCTGGCCGCGTTCCGTGAGGCCAAGCCCGACCTGGTGCTGCTCGATCTGATGCTGCCCGGCCGCGACGGCATCGAGGTGTGCCGCCTGATCAGGGCGGAGTCGGGTGTGCCGATCGTGATGCTGACGGCGAAGAGCGACACGGTCGATGTCGTCGTGGGCCTGGAGTCGGGCGCCGACGACTACATCGTGAAGCCGTTCAAGCCGAAGGAGCTGGTGGCCCGGATCCGGGCGCGGCTGCGGAGGTCGGAGGAGCCCGCTCCGGAGCAGCTCGCCATCGGTGACCTGGTCATCGATGTGGCGGGGCACTCCGTGAAGCGGGACGGGCAGTCGATCGCGCTGACGCCGCTGGAGTTCGACCTGCTGGTCGCGCTCGCGCGCAAGCCGTGGCAGGTGTTCACGCGCGAGGTGCTGCTGGAGCAGGTCTGGGGTTACCGGCACGCGGCGGACACGCGGCTGGTCAACGTCCATGTGCAGCGGCTGCGCTCCAAGGTCGAGAAGGACCCGGAGAAGCCGGAGATCGTGGTGACCGTCCGTGGTGTCGGATACAAGGCAGGGCCGAGCTGA
- the mtnA gene encoding S-methyl-5-thioribose-1-phosphate isomerase, with protein sequence MADQYAHSGDDKRPTEIPAIRWEEPPEGPVLVLLDQTRLPAEEVELVCTDASALVEAIRSLSVRGAPLLGIAGAYGVALAAMRGFDVDEAAAALAGARPTAVNLAVGVRRAHSAHDAALAKGGDVRQAAAAALAAARQLHREDAEASGRMAEHGLALLDELLPGGGHRVLTHCNTGSLVSGGEGTAFAVALAAHRTGRLRRLWVDETRPLLQGARLTAYEAARSGMAYTLLTDNAAGSLFAAGEVDAVLIGADRITADGSVANKVGSYPLAVLARYHHVPFIVVAPVTTVDLDTADGASVEVEQRPGHEVTEVTAPQVPVVGAEAGGGIPVAPLGTQAYNPAFDVTPAELVTAIVTEEGAVSPVTAEALAEMCARSRRVAAG encoded by the coding sequence ATGGCTGATCAGTACGCGCACAGCGGCGATGACAAGCGGCCGACCGAGATCCCTGCGATCCGCTGGGAAGAGCCACCGGAAGGCCCGGTTCTGGTCCTGCTGGACCAGACGAGGCTGCCGGCCGAGGAGGTCGAACTGGTCTGTACGGACGCGTCCGCACTCGTGGAGGCGATCCGCTCGCTGTCGGTGCGCGGGGCGCCGCTGCTCGGCATCGCGGGGGCCTACGGCGTCGCGCTCGCCGCCATGCGGGGCTTCGACGTGGACGAGGCGGCGGCCGCGCTGGCGGGTGCCCGGCCGACCGCGGTGAACCTGGCTGTGGGTGTGCGCCGGGCGCACTCGGCGCACGACGCGGCGCTCGCCAAGGGCGGGGACGTCCGGCAGGCGGCCGCGGCGGCGCTGGCCGCGGCGCGGCAGCTGCACCGGGAGGACGCCGAGGCCAGTGGGCGGATGGCCGAGCACGGGCTGGCGCTGCTGGACGAGCTGCTGCCCGGTGGCGGGCACCGGGTCCTCACCCACTGCAACACCGGTTCGCTGGTGTCGGGTGGCGAGGGGACGGCGTTCGCGGTGGCGCTCGCGGCGCACCGGACGGGGCGGCTGCGGCGGCTGTGGGTGGACGAGACGCGGCCGTTGCTGCAGGGCGCTCGCCTGACGGCGTACGAGGCGGCTCGCAGCGGGATGGCGTACACGCTGCTCACGGACAACGCGGCGGGGTCGCTGTTCGCCGCGGGGGAGGTGGACGCGGTGCTGATCGGGGCGGACCGCATCACGGCGGACGGTTCGGTGGCGAACAAGGTCGGGAGCTATCCGCTGGCGGTGCTGGCGCGGTACCACCATGTGCCGTTCATCGTGGTGGCGCCGGTGACGACGGTGGATCTGGACACGGCGGACGGGGCGTCCGTCGAGGTGGAGCAGCGGCCTGGGCATGAGGTGACCGAGGTGACGGCGCCGCAGGTGCCGGTGGTCGGTGCGGAGGCGGGTGGTGGGATTCCGGTGGCGCCGCTGGGGACGCAGGCGTACAACCCGGCGTTCGACGTGACTCCGGCCGAGCTGGTGACGGCGATCGTCACGGAGGAGGGCGCTGTTTCGCCTGTGACGGCTGAGGCACTCGCCGAGATGTGTGCGCGGTCACGCCGGGTGGCGGCGGGCTGA
- a CDS encoding glycerophosphoryl diester phosphodiesterase membrane domain-containing protein, translated as MNDTPGWASPGSAPSDGQKPDHSGPAEPTDRPAPAQPADQPAQPGQAPQGPGPQWSKEQPPPAQWSAPSGPAAPGQAPPPPPPGPGWGNQPPGGYGPAGHAGYGAPGPHGGWGSGWGGPPPAAKPGIIPLRPLGVGEILDGAVSTMRTYWRTVLGISLTVAVLTEFIVVLFQGLVLNDSSTEALNDPSATLSELSRAMGDAMLSSSVVFVISLVGTVIATALLTTVTSRAVLGKSVTIGEAWRDARPQILKLFGLICVLLLITVGVVTVGALPGLLVTISGSSGPGVALTVLGIIGAGIVALWLAIRFSLASPALMLEKQGIKKAMSRSAKLVQGTWWRIFGIQLLATLIANVVASIIVIPFTLLAAALSGDGLTGWLSTGVGSLGWTFLIISGIGSVIGSMITFPITAGVTVLLYIDQRIRREALDLELARAAGVQGYGSTAPGATPGS; from the coding sequence ATGAACGACACTCCGGGCTGGGCCTCGCCCGGATCCGCCCCGTCCGACGGGCAGAAGCCGGACCACTCCGGCCCTGCCGAGCCCACCGACCGCCCCGCCCCCGCACAGCCCGCGGACCAGCCGGCCCAGCCCGGCCAGGCCCCGCAGGGCCCCGGCCCGCAGTGGTCCAAGGAGCAGCCGCCACCGGCCCAGTGGTCCGCCCCCAGCGGCCCGGCCGCACCCGGCCAGGCGCCCCCGCCCCCACCCCCCGGCCCGGGATGGGGCAACCAGCCCCCCGGCGGCTACGGCCCCGCAGGTCACGCCGGATACGGCGCGCCCGGACCTCACGGCGGCTGGGGAAGCGGCTGGGGCGGGCCCCCGCCCGCCGCCAAGCCCGGCATCATCCCGCTCCGCCCGCTCGGCGTCGGCGAGATCCTCGACGGCGCGGTCTCCACCATGCGCACCTACTGGCGCACGGTCCTCGGCATCTCCCTGACCGTCGCCGTCCTCACCGAGTTCATCGTCGTCCTGTTCCAGGGCCTCGTCCTGAACGACTCCAGCACCGAAGCCCTCAACGACCCCAGCGCCACCCTCAGCGAGCTGAGCCGCGCCATGGGCGACGCCATGCTCAGCTCCAGCGTCGTCTTCGTGATCTCCCTGGTCGGCACCGTCATCGCGACCGCCCTGCTCACCACCGTCACCAGCCGCGCCGTGCTCGGCAAGTCGGTGACCATCGGCGAGGCCTGGCGCGACGCCCGCCCCCAGATCCTCAAACTGTTCGGCCTCATCTGTGTGTTGCTGCTCATCACCGTCGGCGTCGTCACCGTGGGAGCCCTGCCCGGCCTCCTCGTGACCATCTCCGGGAGCAGCGGCCCGGGCGTCGCCCTCACCGTCCTCGGCATCATCGGCGCCGGCATCGTCGCCCTGTGGCTGGCCATCCGCTTCTCCCTCGCCTCTCCCGCCCTCATGCTGGAGAAGCAGGGCATCAAGAAGGCCATGAGCCGCTCCGCGAAGCTCGTCCAGGGCACCTGGTGGCGGATCTTCGGCATCCAGCTGCTCGCCACGCTCATCGCGAACGTCGTCGCCTCGATCATCGTCATCCCCTTCACCCTCCTCGCCGCGGCCCTCAGCGGCGACGGCCTCACCGGCTGGCTCAGCACCGGTGTCGGCAGCCTCGGCTGGACGTTCCTCATCATCAGCGGCATCGGCTCGGTGATCGGCTCCATGATCACGTTCCCGATCACGGCCGGCGTCACCGTGCTCCTCTACATCGACCAGCGCATCCGCCGCGAGGCCCTCGACCTCGAACTGGCCCGCGCCGCCGGTGTCCAGGGCTACGGCTCCACCGCCCCCGGCGCCACCCCGGGGAGCTGA
- a CDS encoding DUF4129 domain-containing protein, with protein MSRAGDLLTTALPRAGIRTLLRAGDTSLLSPARSADEPPLTTPRDPAREAARRELSKRMYHENDPSLFQRALDAFWDWLGKLLNAASTATPGGTLGLVVVILAVIAVLAALWWRLGTPRRQPTSSATLFDDRPRSAADHRATAEAHAAQGHWNQAVQERMRALVRALEERALLDVRPGRTADEAAAEAGRALPAHTDRLRTAARDFDDVTYGGRSATEESYHRIAELDHDLERTKPQLATSSATTAPNTRQGAAE; from the coding sequence GTGAGCCGGGCGGGGGACCTTCTCACAACGGCGCTGCCACGCGCCGGCATACGGACGCTGCTGCGCGCCGGCGACACCTCCCTGCTGTCGCCGGCCCGCTCCGCCGACGAGCCGCCCCTCACCACCCCGCGCGACCCCGCGCGCGAGGCGGCCCGGCGCGAGCTGTCCAAGCGGATGTACCACGAGAACGACCCCAGCCTGTTCCAGCGCGCCCTCGATGCCTTCTGGGACTGGCTCGGCAAGCTCCTCAACGCCGCCTCGACCGCCACCCCCGGCGGCACACTCGGCCTGGTCGTCGTCATCCTGGCCGTCATCGCCGTCCTCGCCGCCCTGTGGTGGCGCCTGGGCACCCCGCGCCGCCAACCCACCTCGTCCGCAACCCTGTTCGACGACCGCCCCCGCAGCGCCGCCGACCACCGCGCCACCGCCGAGGCACACGCCGCCCAGGGCCACTGGAACCAGGCCGTCCAGGAACGCATGCGCGCCCTCGTCCGCGCCCTGGAGGAACGCGCCCTCCTCGACGTCCGCCCCGGCCGCACCGCCGACGAGGCCGCAGCCGAAGCCGGCCGGGCCCTGCCCGCCCACACCGACCGACTGCGCACCGCCGCCCGCGACTTCGACGACGTGACGTACGGCGGCCGCTCGGCGACCGAGGAGTCGTACCACCGCATCGCCGAACTCGACCACGACCTGGAACGCACCAAGCCCCAGCTCGCGACGAGCAGCGCCACCACGGCCCCCAACACCCGCCAGGGAGCCGCCGAATGA
- a CDS encoding DUF4350 domain-containing protein, producing the protein MTTEATLTSTSASPTARQVWTRARGIALALVVLLAGAVAIAVVRSDARHGELDPRSADPGGSRAIAELLADRGVDTRVVTTLDEAATAAGPDTTLLVAAPDLLTPTQQTRLHNAFSDSRGRTVLVASGSASIERLAPGVTADPATSLDSTLSPDCALPAAQRAGTADTGGVRYTTTHLGADACYPSERLATLLRIPDGTGDGDTIALGAPDILLNDHLDEQGNASLALQLLGSRPHLVWYLPSLSDTSATSPDDERSFFDLLPSGWLWGTLQLFIAAALAALWRARRLGPLVPEKLPVAIRASETAEGRARLYRKTDARDRAADALRSTTRTRLAPLVGVPLTQAHTPEALLPALSAHLHGVGQDQHALLFGPPPRDDAALIALADRLDALEREVRRP; encoded by the coding sequence ATGACCACCGAGGCCACCCTCACGTCCACCTCGGCCTCGCCCACCGCCCGCCAGGTGTGGACCCGCGCGCGCGGTATCGCACTCGCCCTCGTGGTACTCCTCGCGGGAGCCGTCGCCATCGCCGTCGTCCGCTCCGACGCCCGCCACGGCGAACTCGACCCCCGCTCGGCCGACCCGGGCGGCAGCCGCGCCATCGCCGAACTCCTCGCCGACCGGGGCGTGGACACCCGCGTGGTCACCACCCTGGACGAGGCAGCCACCGCGGCCGGCCCGGACACGACCCTCCTGGTCGCCGCCCCCGACCTGCTGACCCCCACTCAGCAGACCCGGCTGCACAACGCGTTCTCCGACTCCCGCGGCCGCACCGTACTGGTCGCCTCCGGCAGCGCCTCCATCGAACGGCTCGCCCCCGGCGTCACCGCCGACCCCGCCACCAGCCTCGACTCGACGCTCTCCCCCGACTGCGCCCTGCCCGCCGCCCAGCGCGCCGGCACCGCCGACACAGGCGGCGTCCGCTACACCACCACCCACCTCGGCGCCGACGCGTGCTACCCCAGCGAACGCCTGGCCACCCTGCTGCGCATCCCGGACGGCACAGGGGACGGCGACACCATCGCCCTGGGCGCGCCCGACATCCTCCTCAACGACCACCTCGACGAGCAGGGCAACGCCTCGCTCGCCCTCCAACTCCTCGGCTCCCGCCCCCATCTGGTCTGGTACCTCCCCTCGCTCTCCGACACGTCGGCCACCAGCCCCGACGATGAACGCAGCTTCTTCGACCTGCTCCCTTCGGGCTGGCTCTGGGGCACCCTGCAGCTCTTCATCGCCGCGGCCCTGGCCGCCCTCTGGCGGGCACGCCGGCTCGGCCCCCTCGTGCCCGAAAAACTCCCCGTCGCGATCCGCGCCTCCGAAACCGCCGAAGGCCGCGCCCGCCTCTACCGCAAGACCGACGCCCGCGACCGCGCGGCCGACGCTCTGCGCTCCACCACCCGCACCCGCCTCGCCCCCCTCGTAGGCGTCCCCCTCACCCAGGCGCACACGCCCGAGGCCCTGCTCCCCGCCCTGTCCGCCCACCTCCACGGCGTCGGCCAGGACCAGCACGCCCTCCTCTTCGGACCACCGCCCCGCGACGACGCAGCACTCATCGCACTCGCCGACCGACTCGACGCCCTCGAAAGAGAGGTACGCCGTCCATGA